CTTAGCAAATACTGCATCTTAAAAGAGATCCTAGACATTTTGAAATGAATGGAAAGAGAGTCTACTTTCATTAAGTGATTTATTAGATAATCGAAAACAGAAAATCTTGAGAACTATTCGAAACTCAGAAGAATTACGGGAAGGGGCCATTGAACAGCTGGAAAAAGCCCAAGCCCGCTTAAGGAAAGTCGAAACGGAAGCAGATCGTTTTCGGGTGAATGGCTATTCTGAGATCGAACgagaaaaattgaatttaattaattcaatttatacGACTTTGGAACAAttagaaaattacaaaaacgaAGCCATTCATTTTGAACAACAAAGAGTGATTAATCAAGTCCGACAACGGGTTTTACAACAAGCCTTACAGGGAGCTCTAGGAACTCTAAAGAGTTGCTTGAACAACGAGTTACATTTACGTACTGTCAGTGCTAATATTGGCATGTTTGGGacgatgaaagaaaaaataactgaTTAGTCTTTCTATTATAAAATAGAGTATaggcattatttttttcttctaaaaaaataaaattaagaaattttcaTGGTAACCATTCGTGCAGATGAAATTAGTAAAATTATCCGTGAACGCATTGAGCAATATAATACGGaagtaaaaattgtaaatacGGGTACCGTACTTCAAGTAGGCGACGGTATTGCTCGTATTTATGGTCTTGATGAAGTAATGGCGGGTGAATTAGTGGAATTTGAAGAGGGTACTATAGGCATTGCTTTGAATTTGGAATCCAAAAATGTTGGTGTTGTATTAATGGGTGATGGTTTGATGATACAAGAGGGAAGTTCAGTAAAAGCAACAGGAAGAATTGCTCAGATACCTGTAAGTGAGGCTTATTTGGGTCGTGTTATAAATGCCCTGGCTAAACCAATTGATGGTCGAGGAGAAATTTCAGCTTCGGAATCTCGATTAATCGAATCTCCTGCTCCCGGTATTATTTCGAGACGTTCCGTATATGAGCCTCTCCAAACAGGACTTATTGCTATTGATTCGATGATCCCCATAGGACGTGGCCAACGAGAATTAATTATTGGAGACAGACAAACGGGTAAAACAGCAGTAGCCACAGATACTATTCTCAATCAACAGGGACAAAATGTAATATGTGTTTATGTAGCTATTGGTCAAAAAGCATCTTCTGTGGCTCAAGTGGTGAATACCTTACAAGAAAGAGGAGCAATGGAATACACTATTGTAGTAGCTGAAACAGCGGATTCTCCAGCTACATTACAATACCTCGCCCCTTATACAGGAGCAGCTCTGGCTGAATATTTTATGTACCGTGAACGTCACACTTTAATCATTTATGACGATCTCTCCAAACAAGCACAGGCTTATCGCCAAATGTCTCTTCTATTACGAAGACCACCTGGTCGCGAAGCTTATCCAGGAgatgttttttatttacattCACGTCTTTTGGAAAGAGCCGCTAAATTAAGTTCTCAGTTAGGCGAAGGAAGTATGACTGCTTTACCAATAGTTGAAACTCAATCGGGAGATGTTTCAGCTTATATTCCTACTAATGTAATTTCCATTACAGATGGCCAAATATTCTTATCTGCCGATCTATTCAATGCTGGAATCAGACCCGCTATTAATGTAGGTATTTCCGTTTCCAGAGTTGGATCGGCGGCTCAAATTAAAGCCATGAAACAAGTAGCTGGTAAATTAAAATTGGAATTAGCACAATTCGCAGAATTAGAAGCTTTTGCCCAATTCGCTTCTGATCTCGATAAAGCTACTCAAAATCAATTAGCAAGAGGTCAACGATTGCGCGAGTTGCTTAAACAATCCCAATCAGCTCCTCTTACCGTGGAAGAACAgataataactatttatacTGGAACGAATGGTTATCTTGATTCATTAGAAATTGGACAGGTAAGGAAATTTCTTGTTGAGTTACGTGCTTACTTAAACACGAATAAACCTCAATTCAAAGAAATCATATCTTCTACCAAGACATTCACTGGGGAAGCAGAAGTCCTTTTGAAGGAAGCTATTCAAGAACAGATGGAACTCTTTTTACTACAGGAACaggtagaaaaaaattgattaatcatttaataactttataatttcactttcaaattcttataattagtatcttttaatatctttttatttcatttgaatataatattaatatataaataaaatgaatttgaatgaaaatagaaaaaaaaaatagaataaataaaatagaaggaCAAGGTATAAATTGCATATATTTGCATATATATGCAAATATATGCAAACAATTTGCGTCCAATAGGATTTGAACCTATACCTAAGGTTTAGAAGACCTCTGTCCTATCCATTAGACAATGGAcgcatctattttttttttcttttattctttaaccttattaactaaaaaaggttaaagaataaaagaattctatattctatatataggaattctatattctatatatagaaaagatatagaaaatttatagaaaataaataaaattcaatttgttATAAATACCTAAAATAAATACCTAAAactaaattaagaaattaaaaaaaagaattgacaaattcatttaaaattctagattcattctataaaaaaaaagatagattcAAATAGAATAAATAGAGAATATAAGCGGGTAGCGGGAATCGAACCCGCATCGTTAGCTTGGAAGGCTAGGGGTTATAGTCGACGTTGATTCATCATTTTGATTTCAATTTAACGTCTCTAATTCAAAACCGAACGTGAAACTTTTGTTTCATTCGGCTCCTTTAcagaaaaaattaagagatgGAAAATCCAAAAATTGACCCATAACATCTATGTCAGCCTTTTTGTTTTGTATGAATAAGTTTAAAACATCTTGCTTTTTAGATGATCCCTCTAGAAGAGCAGTATTATAATaatctatgttttttttctagttACTTCGTTCTCTATTTCTATTTAATAGAATCTTTAGGAAAAGCATAAAATTTCTGTCGAGCTAAAAAAATGTAGATGTCTCTAGTAAACTAAAAGAATCGTTTAATAGCTATTTTGCTTCAATCTCTACtatacaaaaaaatggaagatttAGTTACGATTAGAAAGAAACTTTCTATATATCTCTCCATAGATCCTTTCGTCATACTCAAAAAAATTCGGATTATAGATCCAATTCCAAAAACTTATGTTTCATAATTTTAGAACTCAAGTTGTCAATTTAGAATTGATTCTTCTTGTATACAAATTACGATAATGTATATTATACCCCAAATCATTCATTGAGGGTATAAAGGATTCCCTttaagtaagaaataaagttttTGATCGGAATATGAATCAAACGGGGGATCCCTTAACTATTTAGGGGTCCATGGAACGAATCGCACTTTTACCACTAAACTATACCCGCTACAATACAATTATTGTATCTTTTGTCGAACAAAGCAATcagacaaaatcaataaagaaatAGAGGGGCATAATATTCAATATTCTAATAATTCGAGTATTGACATGTTTAATTAGAGTATCTTctaatgaaatttgaaaaacggggtgaattacatttttggattttgtttttgctgaaggtatttttttttcgaatAAAGTACATTCAATTCAAATAAATCATTGTTATTCAATATTCATGGGAATAAAAAGAGCCCGACTAGGTACTGGCCGGGCTCTTTGGctgtagaaaaagaaaaaaggaaactaaaaaatagaagaatatagaatataataatgaatcgaaatcaaatagaaaaaaaagagataagataaaaaataagataaaaagaagtctttttttttcaagctcCATTTTTTGCTCTTCTTGTTTATGTGATATAACATAAACAAAGTAATTCTATTTTTCAATTGGGGAGAGATGGCTGAGTGGACTAAAGCGTCGGATTGCTAATCCGTTGTACAAATTTTTGTACCGAGGGTTCGAATCCCTCTCTTTCCGttgataatttgatattttttgttgaacttctttgttttccttgtttgtttgatttttttttatttactagttAAAGatgttaaaataaagaaaatcctaaaaatattttaaaatccaGCACAAGCAAGAAAAACACAGAATCCACCTTTTTCTTATTCTTCACGCCCTGGATTACGTCCTGGATCGTTAGATAGGAATCCGAAGATGAAAAGAGAAACGAAGAATATCACTACCGTGTAAACAAATAGTTTTAGAGTAAGCATTATAAAATCTCCAAGATAATTAAAAAACGACAAAGAAAGAGAATAGATTCTCTTATATTACaacaaattttgtttcttttaatactaagtttctaaaaaattaaatttttgtgaGGAGATATATAAGATAAGTTTCGAAAATGGATTTGTAGTAAGAGTCGAgtcttttattacaaattatcaataattactTTTACCAAAAATATTCTTTCATATCTATAATCTAGGTATTCTATTGGTGATGGGTTCAAATCGAATAATAGGATTAGGATTTCTCAATTGGCAAAACGTAGATGATGAGATGGTCCGTATTTTTTCGTATATATccaaaaatttcaatattgGAATCGATAATTCACACTGTAAGActtatttgatcttttaaattgttaaaatgTTCGAATTTTAGTTTTCTgataaattcttaattttttttaagacattACTCAAATTACAGATATCATCGAAAACTTACAGCAGCTTGCCAAACAAaagctaaaagaaaaaagagtaagGGTATTACTGGCATAATATCCACAATTGGATTCAAGAAAGCGTAGGCTTCGGGCAATTTCGCCGAGAAAAAACTACTTGAATAAAGGACGGAGTGAATACAAATACAGACCAAATTAAAGATATTAAGCATAACAAACATTTTgttctttaagaaaatataaattatttttgtttttttttaattagaattttcatttttattgtattttatatatatatataaaatacaataaaaaggaaaagaaattaatattaatttatgaataaaactaaaaaaaaatgaataaaataagataaaaccCTCCAAAATCCTTCTTTGATTTGAACTTATCTAgttcaaaatctttttttattctgaaataaaaaaatagaataaatcaCACTTCTATACAATATCTTAATAGAATTGTACGTAATGATCAATAAATTGAGTCTTATCCTATCTATATCTAGATAGATATAGATAGATATGTAGATACGCATATAAAAATACTAGCAACAAATTTTTCTATAGAAATTTTTGAACTGGAATTGACGAACAACCAATATAAATAATAGTGTTTATTAGTATAAAATCGAAAATGGGGCGTGGCCAAGTGGTAAGGCAACGGGTTTTGGTCCCGCTATTCGGAGGTTCGAATCCTTCCGTCCCAGAGCATATCCATTCATGATGTATATCATATTGGAATACAGATTgtatatcagaattaaaattatCCCCCTTTTTGAATTATTCGTCTCTAATCTAAATCGACTTGCTTTCGAATATGTGGATTCAAAAACAAGTCGAGTTTTTGTTACtttcttttttgtataaaaattgttttaatgtaatcatttcattatatatatctattataattttataattttttcaatttttttttctttttttctaatatttttaaattcccatttttcttttttgcttataTGATTTTTGGTGAACTGTATGCATCAAAAGGTGCATGTACGGCTCttaaggaaaaaaatggaaTCCTAATCAATCGACTTTATCGAGAAAGATTACTTTTTTTAGGTCAAGAGGTTGATAGTGAAATATCGAATCAACTAATTAGTCTTATGGTATATCTTAGTATAGAAGAAGAGAATAAAGATTTGTATCTGTTTATAAATTCTCCGGGGGGGTGGGTAATACCCGGAATAGCTATTTATGATACTATGCAATTTGTACAACCAGATGTACAGACAGTATGTATGGGATTAGCCGCTTCAATGGGATCCTTTCTTTTGGCAGGAGGAGAAATTACCAAACGTTTAGCATTCCCTCACGCTTGGCGCCAATGATTCTTTTATTTGAGAATATATATAAAGACTATACCTTCGCCATAAAAACagttaataaaaacattttataagtAATAATAGCATGGTATTGTGAATTCCATAtgcaaatttttgttttttaaatcattCGATTATATATAGAAAGAGTAGTATGAAAAAGAGGGTATTTACAATTTTATCTGATCTATCAGGAACCTAGTTTAATTTTAGTGTCAcagactttttgttttttttttcataccagaaaacttttaacaatttttattttaattagaagaaaacataacatatgaaaaaaaaaaagaaactttcgGATtgttgaataacaaaatgatataaaaaacaatGGAACCATCgtagtatttttaattaaagcgattcaaaaaataaaaaagaaagttggTTATTggattgtttattaattaaggATCTGGATCCAAAAGACCCGGTAGATTTTGTACTTCGTTTTtctttgatgaaaaaaaaataaattcgtAAACGtagaaaaaaattcatcaaagaAAATACTCTATCCATAgtagaggaaaaaaatgaattgcaGGGATGGAAAAGCCGTATGCATCAATACGCAGAAAATGCTTGTAcggttatttaatattatttttgcccatttttttattttcttatttgtatTTATCCCTTTTACCTTTATTTGGGAATAAGGATAATCTTTACCAATATAGGAGAAATCATTATCAAAATCTTTATCAAGATAAGGGAAATActtattaagttataaaatcaGGGTAATGATCCACCAACCCGCTAGTTCTTTTTATGAGGCACAAACGGGAGAATTTATCCTGGAAGCGGAAGAGCTACTGAAAATGCGTGAAACTATCACAAGGGTTTATGTACAAAGAACGGGCAAACCTTTATGGGTTATATCCGAAGACATGGAAAGGGATGTTTTTATGTCAGCAGCAGAAGCCCAAGCTCACGGAATTGTAGATCTTGTAGccgttgaataaaaaataagtggcaaggattattctaaaaaaatacaggatttgaaatttcatttttgaatcttcttactttcattttaatataatatctcTATTAGTTAATCTATTAATATCTATTAGTTAATCTATTAATAGAATATAAGTAATATAGAATCTAAGTAATTCACGGTTAGGATAGATCTAAACCagctcattatatatatatattacaactTACTATGCCAACTATGAAACAACTTATTAGAAACACAAGACAGCCAATCCGAAACGTCACAAAATCCCCAGCTCTTCGGGGATGCCCTCAGCGCCGAGGAACGTGTACCAGGGTGTATGTGCGACTCGTTCAGATCATATACTAAGAAGAAAAAACCAATTTCATTTTTTCAGTATTGTTGATCGGTTAAGATAGTGTGAATGTAGTTTTCCCATTCAGACTAtcttaacttatatatatacattcttTACATTCTTCTATCTTGTATCAAATTTATGGTTTCGATTGGTGCAAACCCAATAGTCTTAATTTACAATTTAAGATGAGAAGGACTTTCCCATCGgtaacaaaacaaatataaagtTACCCGTTAAGCGGAGAAAATACTATTTCAATTAAAGATAAAGTATGTCCTTAATGAATGAATTTTGATGGATTTTGGACGAACGGAATAAGAAGGTCAGCTACCCAgcaaattttcataattaaataccGTTACTGTATAACTAGATTTCATTGTGAAAAAATCTACTTACTAAACTAAATATTGGATGGGTAGAGCCAAAGAGTGTGAACTGTACAAGTTaacaataacattaattaaattaataaaaaatgaaaagaaagaaaggctCCGGTGTATAGAAAGGACCTGCCcgtttctaaaaaaaatcatagaaacGATGGAACCCacccattttttatatatgtcctAATTTATTTACTATTACTTACTATGTTTTTTGATATCTAGTATcaatacaatttattattttgaggtTGAAtatttcgaaaaaaaaaatatatatataaaatcgtGGTTGGGGAGGTTATAGTAGCAAGAGccattggaattttttttttatacattggaAGAATccatttttgttattaatagactagtaagaagaaaagaataacTGAAAAATCAAATAGTTATTCATCAAAGTCTCAATTATTCAATGACCAGAATTAAACGAGGATATATAGCTCGGAAACGAAGGACAAAAATTCGTTTATTTACATCAAGTTTTCGAGGAGCTCATTCAAGACTTACTCGAACGATTACTCAACAGAAAATAAAAGCTTTGGTTTCGGCTCATCGGGATAGAGATAGGAAAAAAAGAGATTTTCGTGGTTTATGGATTAGTCGAATAAATGCAGTAATTCGCGGGAATATTaaagtatattatatttatagtaaTTTAGTATATAATCTATACACGGGGCAATTGCTTCTTAATCGTAAAATAGTTGCACAAATAGCTATATTAAAACAGAATTGTCTTTTTATGATTGCCAATGATATCATAAAAACCAAAAATCCCCTTAGACTTTACTCCGGGAAGGTAtagaatataaatttgtttattttgatagCTTTATCATATGAATTTTTATCATATGATAAAgctatcaaaataaacaaccacgctgaataaaaaaaaatgattctttGTTAcctattatcttttttcttacaACATAAAAACCCAAATTGAATTGTCGtaattttcaaacaaaacatCAATCAATATTTCATTCAAATCTCAATTCAAAATTGGATTTAGAATtcttaatttctatattttttttttcttaaagtagTAGTTCTAGCGGTTGACTCGCttttttcaaattgtttttCATTATTAAGAAAAGGTAACGAAGATAAAATACGAGCTTGTTTTATAGCAATTGTTATTAATCGTTGTTGTTTTAAGGTCAATCTATTTACGCGTCTGGATAATATTTTTCCTTGTTCACTAATAAATCGACTAATTAAACCCatgtttttataatcaattcGGTCCCCCGATTGGATCGGGGGCAAACGCCTACAAAAAGATCGCTTGGATTTCATAAAGAGTCGCTTAGATTTTTCCATGGTTTATTTATCCCTATTCCAAAAATCACATTTATTACAAGAAATACTATAAaggatttgtttttttattctgacttttttaatatatgttgttatatactgatatttgtatatattcaaCTGTAAATGATAGAATACAGATAGATCTATCTATatagataagaaaaatagatCATTTTACATGTTAAGTTCTTTGGTTCGAAGGGTAACACACAAGCGATCAATTTGATCTATTTCTTTATTTCTGCGTGAATTGTATGTTTGCAACAACGGGGACAAAATTTTCTCAATTCCAATCGACTAGGCGTATTCTGTCGATTCTTTTTAGTTATATATCTAGAAATATCCGTTGATTCCTTATTAACACTCTTTTTATCACAACCGGTACATTCCAAAATAACAATTACTCAGATATCTTTACCTTTGGCCATGAACCTCCCTTGGGTTTTTAATTCACTTAACTCTTTTGTTTTCGGATTATAatctaagaaaaagaaaagaacgaaaaaacgaaaatataaattaagaattaGAAATCCAATTTTGAAAGATTTCGTTCCAATTAAGATTAAGATTAATATAGtacaaaaataatacaatgatcTCGAACTATATTTCGTTTCGAATTGCAATACAATTGCAATACagtattttcgtttttttaactaagtattttttatgatattgttGCCCCCACCCTATACATtccatttaaatttctgcttTCACTCTTTTATTAATAGAAATGGAATTGAATTATTAATTCAATTCCATGGAAGCCTGGACGAGATCCCGAGTTTCACTCCGAATTTCAATTAGGCCAAATTAACCcttattctttctctttcctaACTTATTCTAttacaattgtaaaaaaaagaagaaataaaagacgAAATAAAGAAGAGGAGATTAATTACatattaattacatatatttaatacttaattGGATCTATAATCTTCTTCACCCCTTTCCGTGTCAATAactagaatgaaaaaaaagggaataTCAATGCATCTGGAAAAAAACGATTGATCTCTATCAAGAGACCCGCCAAAGCCCCGAACCATAGAGTACTTACTACTGGTGCCACGGAAAGATATGTTTTTAGATCTCGCATTTCAAATCCTCCTTTTTAAGTCTTTTTTctatctaaaatttatttgaatttaatattctttttgattattctaaagaatattagttatatttctttagaatcttttttttctttttcatattctatTCTATATTATAGTAtaggaaactaaaaaaaatggcagaaaattagagaaatgatagatatatattatatatatatctatatatcaacagataaaaatgtggaaaacaaaacaaagattcTTTACAATAACACTAGAAACAAATGGAAAAGGGATGTAGCGCAGCTTGGTAGCGCGTTTGTTTTGGGTACAAAATGTCACGGGTTCAAATCCTGTCATCCCTATCCCTAACTATTACTTATCATATGATATTCCGTATTATATTccgtattatatatttattatatgagaTGAGCAATAAAACGGGACCAATTGAAGACGAATTCCAATTGGACATACATACCGAATatctatatgtatatatattgatatagtATATACATGTAAAATGGATTTggatcatataaaataatttatgaaaacaaaGCGCTCTTAGTTCAGTTCGGTAGAACGCGGGTCTCCAAAACCCGATGTCGTAGGTTCAAATCCTACAGAGCGTGATGATTCAAATCCTACAGAACGTGATTCTTGTATTTTTCGAATGATAATTACACTGAAATAATTGAACATTAAAAAGTCTGAATTTAATCCTTGTAGATtaggattaaaacaaaaaaatagggaATCCGCAAAAAAAGAgacattaattaatcaaagatcCAACTGATCACCTCGTCGGTATTGTAAATATGCAGTTACAAATAATCCAGCCAAAGTAATGGGAATTAAACCTAACACGATTCCAAATAGAAAAActtcaatcatttttatttgttcgAAAGGTAAAAAGAAAGGTAATATCTATCCTTAACCATTAATCTGTATTGATCATGAATCTCAACGACCGAGAATTGTAAATTGACACAGTAAGGAACTATAGAATGTCTTATTCCAAAATTGACTATTCCTCTcaaaattacaaatcaaataagTCGTATTTTACTCAGACCAATAAATAGAGATGAGGTTATAATTAAAACCACTAGTAAAAAACCGAAATAACTAGTTATAGTGAGCATATAGAAGCTAAatgaaatatgttatttttatacatCTGTTTATAAAGCACTTCCCTAAATTTCcatttttgagagaaaaaagaagataagaaaaaatactACTTAAAAGATACAATTGAAAATTGGAGATTCATCAATAAATTATTACAGAcgaataaaaagagaaatagaatgacataatttagaaataaattcatCATCTGTGACATCTACTCATCCTGTGATTCCAAATCAACAGACTTATTAATCAACTCATGAATTGAGTAAACTAATCTAATGATAATGAAAATCTTtcgtattattttatatattattctagAATAGAATTCTATTTctattagaaagaaaaatgaatattaaaacaaaaacaaagaaaaataactttgttatttcaattgttatttcaatttctttaattttgaattaatatagaagaaaatagaaaaaatatcttcaacaaccacaaaaagtATATTTATAGATTTGGCATCTAATTGAATTCTAGAAATATAAAATCTCCTTTATGAATTCTAAGAAACCAATTTACCATATTCCGATTTTAATTGATACTTAGTTTTTAGTCCGAAACTAATAATGTGAAATGTGAAGAACCTTCATTTTATACTATTACTATAAAAATGTACTATCCAAAAATTTTCTATCGGATTTTTGAATACATCGAGACAATcaatgaagaaagaagaaagaacttATCTAGTCCTAGATTTCGATTGTGAAATTTCATTGCTCTGTTAGAAGAAGGATAGCTATACTGATTCGGTATACTCAAAAGACACCGTTGGTACAAAATGGACGATCTAACAAGGATTACATTTCAGTAAATTTCTACTTACTGATTTTATGGAATCGATCCCCCTTTTGACTGTACAAGAATATGTGGAGTTCAACATGTCTGGAAGCACAGGAGAACGTTCTTTTGCTGATATTATTACCAGTATCCGATACTGGATTATTCATAGCATTACTATACCCTCCCTATTCATTGCAGGTTGGTTATTTGTCAGCACGGGTCTAGCTTACGATGTTTTTGGAAGCCCCCGCCCAAACGAATATTTTACAGAGAGCCGACAAGGAATTCCATTAATAACTGGCCGTTTTGATCCTTTGGAACAACTTGATGAATTTAGTAGATCTTTTTAGGAGGCTCCAATGACCATAGATAGGACCTATCCAATTTTTACAGTACGATGGTTGGCTGTTCACGGACTAGCGGTACCCATTGTTTCTTTTTTGGGATCAATATCAGCAATGCAGTTCATCCAACGATAAACCTAATTTGAATTATAGAGCTACGACACAATCAAACCCAAATGAACAAAATGTTGAATTGAATCGTACCAGTCTCTACTGGGGGTTATTACTCATTTTTGTACTTGctgttttattttcaaattatttcttcAATTAATAGAAGAAATAGGAatagtaaataatatataaggaATTATTTTATCCCATTCGGAAGGATATCGTTTCATAATTATCTATGACTGTTTATGTCTTTAGCATGACTGACTACTTGATTAAATGTGGAGGAAAGTGGGATAAATGGCCGATACTACTGGAAGGATTCCTCTTTGGATAATAGGTACTGTAACTGGTATTACTGTGATCGGTTTAATTGGTATTTTCTTTTATGGTTCATATTCCGGATTGGGCTCATCTTTGTAGTAATCGTGttagaatttgtttttttttttgaaatgaaaGCGTAATAACTCACCTGGG
Above is a window of Glycine soja cultivar W05 chromosome 12, ASM419377v2, whole genome shotgun sequence DNA encoding:
- the LOC114379979 gene encoding uncharacterized protein LOC114379979, which gives rise to MIFGELYASKGACTALKEKNGILINRLYRERLLFLGQEVDSEISNQLISLMVYLSIEEENKDLYLFINSPGGWVIPGIAIYDTMQFVQPDVQTVCMGLAASMGSFLLAGGEITKRLAFPHAWVMIHQPASSFYEAQTGEFILEAEELLKMRETITRVYVQRTGKPLWVISEDMERDVFMSAAEAQAHGIVDLVAVE